The following coding sequences are from one Lujinxingia vulgaris window:
- a CDS encoding FAD-dependent monooxygenase has protein sequence MTHHEVIIAGGGPTGLMLAGELALAGVDVLVVERRKTQELEGMRAGGLHSRTLELLEQRGIAERFLAAGQVMQVQGFALIPLDISDFPTRFNHGLAIWQNQIEAILAAWVGELGVSILRGVEVVGFRQDEAGVEVELSDARTLQGGYLVGCDGGRSLIRKVAGIAFPGFDASTSWMIAEAEFREVPELGFRRDASGTHAIGRREEGEPYRVVLTEPGTEATGEPSLEDLRTALVAIYGGDFGLQSARWISRFTDMTRQAASYRASRVLLAGDAAHVHPPQGGQGLNTGVQDAINLGWKLAQVVQGISPESLLDTYHAERHPVAARVLHNTRAQVSLNRPGERHQALRDIMAELLGVDEARRRIAAMMSGLDIHYDLGEGHPLLGRRMPDLDIATARGTRRVSSWMHDGRPLLLNLGRPGALDLATDAHRVRQVDGSYDGVWELPVIGEVEAPEAVLIRPDGYVAWVGSLEDAELGDALTRWFGVGGRE, from the coding sequence ATGACACACCACGAAGTCATCATCGCAGGTGGGGGCCCCACCGGCCTGATGTTGGCCGGGGAGCTGGCGCTGGCCGGCGTCGATGTGCTCGTCGTTGAGCGCCGCAAAACGCAGGAGCTTGAGGGGATGCGCGCTGGTGGGTTGCACTCACGCACCCTGGAGTTGTTGGAGCAGCGCGGCATCGCCGAGCGCTTTCTCGCCGCGGGGCAGGTGATGCAGGTGCAAGGTTTTGCGTTGATTCCGCTCGATATCAGCGACTTTCCCACGCGCTTTAACCACGGGCTGGCGATCTGGCAGAACCAGATCGAGGCCATCCTGGCCGCGTGGGTCGGGGAGCTGGGCGTCTCGATCCTGCGCGGTGTGGAGGTGGTGGGATTTCGCCAGGATGAGGCGGGCGTTGAGGTGGAGCTCTCGGACGCGCGCACGCTCCAGGGCGGCTACCTCGTCGGATGTGATGGCGGGCGCAGCCTGATCCGCAAAGTCGCCGGCATCGCGTTCCCCGGCTTCGACGCCTCCACGAGCTGGATGATCGCCGAGGCGGAGTTCAGGGAGGTGCCCGAGCTGGGATTTCGCCGCGACGCCAGCGGAACGCATGCCATCGGCCGCCGCGAGGAGGGGGAGCCCTATCGCGTCGTGCTGACCGAGCCGGGAACAGAGGCCACGGGAGAGCCTTCGCTGGAAGACCTCCGCACGGCGCTCGTCGCGATCTACGGAGGTGATTTCGGGCTGCAGAGCGCCCGCTGGATCTCGCGCTTTACCGATATGACCCGTCAGGCCGCGAGCTACCGCGCGTCGCGCGTGCTGCTGGCCGGCGACGCCGCCCACGTGCACCCGCCCCAGGGAGGGCAGGGCCTGAACACCGGCGTGCAGGACGCCATCAACCTGGGCTGGAAGCTGGCGCAGGTCGTCCAGGGGATATCGCCCGAGAGCCTCCTCGACACTTATCACGCGGAGCGGCATCCGGTTGCCGCGCGGGTGCTGCACAACACCCGCGCGCAGGTCTCGCTCAACCGCCCCGGAGAGCGCCATCAGGCGCTGCGCGACATCATGGCTGAGCTGCTGGGTGTGGATGAGGCGCGCCGGCGCATCGCCGCGATGATGTCCGGCCTGGATATTCACTATGACCTCGGGGAGGGCCATCCCCTGCTGGGAAGGCGCATGCCCGACCTCGACATCGCCACCGCCCGGGGGACTCGCCGCGTCTCATCGTGGATGCACGACGGCCGGCCTCTGCTCCTGAACCTGGGCAGGCCCGGCGCTCTCGACCTCGCCACCGACGCCCACCGCGTTCGACAGGTCGACGGCAGCTACGATGGCGTATGGGAGCTTCCTGTCATCGGCGAGGTCGAGGCGCCCGAGGCGGTGCTGATTCGACCTGATGGGTATGTGGCCTGGGTCGGATCGCTGGAGGATGCGGAGCTGGGGGATGCGTTGACGCGGTGGTTTGGGGTGGGGGGTAGGGAGTGA